One Spinacia oleracea cultivar Varoflay chromosome 4, BTI_SOV_V1, whole genome shotgun sequence DNA segment encodes these proteins:
- the LOC110792737 gene encoding protein disulfide-isomerase like 2-1, with product MAKSQICFFIGTLALLLVSSAFADDVVVLTEENFEKEVGQDRGALVEFYAPWCGHCKKLAPEFEKLGASFKKAKSVLIGKMDCDEQKTLCSKYDVSGYPTIKWFPKGSLEPKKYEGARSAEALAEYVNTEGGTNVKIATAPSNVVILSTDNFDEVVMDKSKDVLVEFYAPWCGHCKSLAPIYEKVATAFKSEDVVIASLDADKYKDVGEKYGISGFPTLKFFPKNNKDGEDYDGGRDLDEFVSFINEKCGTSRDSKGQLTTQAGIIASLENLVKDFVSATGDEKKAIFDKLEEQVGKLEGSAARYGKIYTKAAKSCLEKGTDYATKEIQRLERILSKAISSTKSDEFTLKKNILSIFAA from the exons ATGGCGAAATCTCAGATCTGTTTCTTCATCGGAACCCTAGCTCTGCTCCTCGTTTCATCAGCTTTCGCCGATGATGTCGTTGTGTTGACCGAGGAGAACTTCGAGAAGGAGGTTGGTCAAGATCGCGGTGCTCTCGTCGAATTCTACGCTCCTTG GTGTGGGCACTGTAAGAAGCTTGCCCCGGAGTTTGAAAAGCTTGGTGCAAGTTTCAAAAAGGCCAAATCTGTTTTGATTGGAAAG ATGGATTGTGATGAGCAGAAAACCCTGTGCAGCAAGTATGATGTTTCAGGATACCCCACAATTAAGTGGTTTCCAAAGGGATCCTTGGAGCCCAAGAA ATATGAAGGTGCACGTTCAGCTGAGGCACTTGCTGAGTATGTGAACACTGAAGGAG GGACCAATGTGAAGATTGCTACTGCCCCTTCAAATGTGGTGATACTGTCAACAGATAACTTCGATGAAGTTGTTATGGATAAATCAAAAGATGTTCTGGTTGAGTTCTATGCCCCATG GTGTGGTCACTGCAAGTCATTGGCTCCT ATTTACGAAAAGGTTGCAACTGCATTTAAATCGGAAGATGTGGTAATTGCAAGCCTTGATGCTGACAAATACAAAGATGTGGGGGAGAA ATATGGCATAAGTGGCTTCCCAACATTGAAATTTTTCCCCAAGAACAACAAGGATGGTGAAGACTATGATGGTGGCCGAGATTTGGATGAATTTGTCAGCTTTATTAATGAGAAATGTGGCACCAGCCGTGACAGTAAGGGCCAACTTACCACACAG GCCGGTATCATTGCATCCTTGGAAAACCTGGTGAAGGACTTTGTAAGTGCGACTGGTGATGAGAAGAAGGCCATCTTTGACAAATTGGAGGAACAAGTTGGGAAGCTTGAAGGCTCTGCAGCAAG GTATGGAAAGATCTATACCAAGGCTGCCAAAAGCTGCTTGGAAAAGGGTACTGACTATGCAACAAAGGAGATCCAGAGGCTTGAGCGCATCCTTAGCAAG